TCAAAAAACTCCATCCTATCCGCCTGGACATAGAGCGTGTCCGCTTTGCCGGAACGCAATTTTGGCGACTCGATCATATACGCATAGCCGTTTTTCCTGTCCCAGAAAGCATAGCCGCACTGGGCAAAGGCGTTTTCTTCCTCGTCATGGGAAGAGACGTTGTTCCAGACCGTTACCTTGTCGCTTTTCTTGTCATAGACGGCATAATCCGATCTAAACCAGCGAAAACCGCCACCCTTTTTCTTTTCGGTGATATAGACCTTGCCGCCAATATTCAGCTCTTCCGGAATGCGGTAATAGGCAACGCTGTCCGCCTGCAAAGCCAGAGAGTCGTTGGACACGCTCACGTTTCCGGTGAGGCGGGCGATCTTTTGATTGTTGAAGATCAGGGCGCGATCACTTTTAAACTCCATATCTCCATACCAGAAGTGCACTTTACCGTTGAGCTCGAGGATCTCTTCCGCAGGACTGCGGTTCAGAAATAGCTTGTCCGAATGGATCAGACGGAATTTCTCCACTAATGCCGATCTTTGGGCGAAAAGCGGAAAAAATACCAGCAGGATCAGGCTACCAATCGAAATCCGATTCATTGAATGTGCCTTCCGCCGAAACCTTATCCAGTTCGGCAAAGCTGATGCTTGAATTGGTGCGAAGTCTTTCTCCGCGCATGGTGCTGCCGGCGCGAACCAGGGTCACCATATCCGGAGAGGTAATCTCGTCCATGTTTCTGTCCCAGACGATTCTGCGCGCCGCGACGCTGCCATTTGCCGAAGAGAAAAAGACGTTGCCGTTGGCAAAGATGACGTTGCGGGCGTCATCGACGATCGTCGTATCCGCCTTCATCGTGCTCCAGGATCCGGTTTTGGCATCGAAAGCCGTGAGCAGAGCGCCATAGGCGTTGAGGATGCGCCGATCATAGAAACGATCGATCTTCTGCGCTTTGAGAATATAATCGATATTACCGGAATCAAATTCGGTGATGGTGACGTTGATGCTCGTCTCATCCGGCAAATTGCGATCCAGCGGCGGAGAGCTCACATCCATCACGTTTTTTTTGCAGCTTGCACCGAGAAGCGCAAAAACTGCCAGAATGATGCTAATGTGGTGATATTTCATCAAGATAAGCCGTCACGGCAGTTTCGATCAAACGCTTGTTGATCAACACCAGCTCAATGCATTCGCGCACCGCACCGCGTCCGCCCTCGTGAGACGTCACGTAGTCTGAAAGCCCTTTGATATCGGGCGCCGCGTTTGCCGGGCAGACGGAAATAGCAGCTTTGAACATCACCGGGATGTCATTCCAATCATCGCCCATATAGAGCACATTTTCAAAGCAGAGCCCCAACTCCTTGAGCAGTTCTTCCGTTTTGGTAAGTTTGCTTGCCACACCCTGATAGAGATGCTTGATCTTCAAATCCGCGCAGCGCTGTTCTAACAGTGTGGAACTGCGTCCCGTAATCACCGCCGCCATGACCTCCGTCTGTCGTAAAAGGATGAAGCCCATGCCGTCATGGGCGTCGAAGTTTTTGCTTTCCAGCCGGTTGTTATCATAGATGATGCGTCCGTCGGTGAGCACTCCGTCGCAATCGAAGATCATCAGTTTGATCTTGTCCCAGTTCAGCTTTGTCTTGTAAGGTTTTTGCATGCGTTTAGAGCTCAGCACCAAGTTCCTCCACGGTGTTTCCGATTTTTTTGCAGTTTATGATCAATCTTTCCATTTGTGCCAGGGGCAGCATGGTCGCGGCGTCGCTTTTCGCTTTCGCCGGATCAATATGAGTCTCCACAAAGAGTCCGGTCACTTTCCCGGTGGCGATTGCCGCCTGTGCCATCATCATCGCATATTCGGGATTGCCGCCGGAGCTGGTTCCCAGGCTGGGTCTTTGCAGAGAATGGGTGACGTCATAGACGATCGGCAAGCCAAATTCCCGCATGATGGCAAAGCCGCGAAAATCCACCACCAGATTGTGATAGCCAAAGCTGGAACCCCGCTCCGTGAGCAGGATATCTTCGTTGCCCACAGCGTTTGCCTTGAGCGCCGCGGAGCGCATATCCTCGGGCGCCATAAACTGTCCTTTTTTGATGTTGATGATGCGTTTGGTCATTGCCGCAGCTTGGATCAGATCCGTCTGGCGGGATAGGAACGCGGGAATTTGTAGAATCTCGCAAACTTCCGCGGCGGCTTTGACTTCCGCGCATTCATGCACGTCCGTCAAGAGCGGAAAGCCAAACTCTGCCTTGAGCTTCGCCAGCAGCTTTAGTCCTGCTTCCATACCTGGTCCGGAATAGGAATCTCCGCTGCTACGGTTGGCTTTTTTGTAGGAGGATTTGAAGATCAATTCGATGCCGCTCTTGCGCGCCAGATTGACGAGGTGTTCCGCGATGCGAAACATCGTGTCCATTTCTTCGATCACGCAGGGTCCCGCGATCAGAAAGAAGGGCGAGGCATGGCTCAGCTTTTTGAATAAACTCATCAAGCACCCCAATTTTACTTTAGTTCTTTGATATCTTCCCAGCTTAAGCGAACGTCGTCTCTGCCGAAATGACCATAAGCGGCGGTAGATAAATAGACCGGCTTTCTGAGATCAAGATATTCAATGATTCCCATTACTGTCAAGTCAAAACTGCGGCGCACCAATTTCTCGATCTCGATATCAGTCATCACGCCGGAACCGTAGGTATCCACCATCAGTGAAACGGGCTCGGATTCGCCGATCACGAAACTGAACTGGATCAAACATTCATCCGCGAGACCGGAAGCGACAACACTTTTGGCGATGTGGCGCGCCATATAGGTAGCACTGCGATCCACCTTGGTGGCATCTTTCCCTGAAAAAGCTCCGCCGCCGTGCTGTGCCCAGCCCCCATAGGTATCCACAATGATCTTTCTGCCGGTGAGACCGGTGTCCGCTGCAGGACCGCCATCTACCCATTCGTTCAGCGGATTGATCTTCACGGCATAGTTTTCCGCTAAAAAACTGGTCAAGGCGTCACTTTCCATCTCTTCGATGGTGGGAAGGATCACCAGGCGTTCGATCTGATCCTTCATCGCTTTGAATTGGCTTTTATCCTTTCGTTGATGATGAGTGGAAACGACCACTGTTTCCAAAGCGGAGGGGCGTCTGCCGCAATAACGGAAACTCACCTGGGATTTGGCATCGGGCAACAGCCCCTCGATCAAGTTCCGTTTGCGGGCATCGGCAAGTTTTTGCAGGAGCAGATGCGCCATCGCGATTGGCACCGGCATCAGATGTCTGGTCTGGTTGCAGGCATAGCCAAACATCAATCCCTGGTCTCCGGCACCGTGATTCTTTTCCAGCGCCAGTTCCTGGGCATGCAGATAAGAATCGATCTGGCAGTTGAAGTCAAATCCCTGGTTGGGGTCTGTGTAGCCGATGTTTTTGATCACATTGCGGACGATTGGTTCGATCTCGACCTTTCCGCGGGTGGAAATCTCTCCGGCGAGGACTATTCTATTCTTTGTGGCAAGGGTCTCGCACGCCACTTTGGACAAAGGATCCTCTTTCAGGTAAGCATCGAGAATCGCGTCCGAGATCTGATCGCAGACCTTGTCCGGATGCCCCTCCGATACGGATTCGGAAGTGAATACATACTCGTTCTTGTCACACGGCATATTTGCATGTAGTGCTGTCATATTTATCTCCTTGGAAGTGGAATAGTGTGGAGGTGGAGCTCCCACCACCGCACTTTTCCCCCAAAAGAAAAAGCCGGCTGCTAAAGCCGGCTCCAAAACCGCACTTTAGCACATTTGTTCAGCGGAGCAAAGAGCAAATTACCGCTATCTATATACTACCGTCCCCGCCCGAAAATGCAAAGCCTATTTTTTCAAACAAGCTATCTTCACGCAGAACGGATAAGGAAATTGGTACACCTCCGGGGATTCGAACCCCGGACCCACTGATTAAGAGTCAGTTGCTCTACCAACTGAGCTAGAGATGCACACTATTCCAGGACATGCTTTTTTGTGCCCTCTTTCTGTCAAGGGAAATAGCTCCGCCAGGATTCACGTTGTCAGCTGAACTGATGCATTTATAAATCGTCACTAGAAACTTCAAACTTTCACCACTTGGACAAATTGTTTAATAAACTGAATACTAACCAGATACACATTTACTGAGATAGCACTTGGACATAGACACTCTGCCATAATTTCAGCATTTTTTATCATTACAAACTTCAAATTCATACATTTTTAGCCCACTTGGACATTTCTCTTGAATCGATTGTATAATACTCATTGTGTTCGTATCCTACTGAGCATTATACTCTTTACTTGCTGCATTCGAATATCAAATCCATTGACGATGCCACTTGGACTTGGACATTTGAAGTTTTGGTGATCAGATTTGAAGATTTACTTGAGGGTTATAACACATTCGTCTGCAGCCTTGCGCTTTCGGTTTCAGTTTTTGCGTTCGCTTTCCGTTTTGGCTTAATATAAGCCCTGCGTAAGATATGCCGTTACCAAATGATGATAAAGGGCTTATATTGAGTTAAAACCAGAATTACGGGTATGGAAGATGCTGAGATGCCAGCTCCAAACCCTTAATTTTCAAGCTGCCGCGCACGAACCGACGGGGACGTCGGTAATTCCATATTCCGCTGCAATTTAGCTGAGACTTCGCTTTAACCAAAAAACTCCGCTGTTGACATCTGGAGAAAGCATTAAGTGTTTGTCAGGCGGAGCTTTAAGTCAAACACTGGATTCCAGTTCCAGCCTTCGCTGGAATGACACGCTGGAATGACGGCTGGTCTTGCACCCAAAAAATCCGTTTCTTATCCATGAAAATCCCAGTCTTCCCCCTTTGCATTACGGAATCAATACGGACTCATTACGGACTAAGTCCGTATTGACTCCGTAATGCTAAGGAGAGAGGATAGTCCCGCTATCAAGTATCCTGTTGCCACACAGGGATTTATGTTCATTTAGTTCATATAGCCCAAATTGGTTCGTTTGGGCAGATTAAATTATGGGAAAAATAGTTCTTGACCAAAAAGCAGCCGTGGATTGCTAGGCGATAGTTAATTATTATCGTTACAATAACCAAAAAATATAGAATGCAGGAGGCGAAGGCCTGTTCCGCATACGCGCTCAGGTCTTCAATAAAAGGAGAATCAATGAGTTGGAATGTACACCAATTTGTGAGACTCAGCTCATAAACCATTGAGGAGAAATGATGAACCGCTGGATGAAGCTAAGCATAGAGTATGCAAATCAGAGATCTTATCTGGACGATCTGTTTCGTATTTATCCAACGATACCAGAAGGGATCAGAGATTTCGACGAAACAAAATGGCTTGGAATTGAAACAGCCTTTAACAACAGAGACAACTTATCCCTTTTAGAGCAATTGCTTTTAATGGATTTGTTTCCTGTTAAGGATAGCTATGTAGCTTATCTCAAGAGAGATAAAACATCAATTCTTCGAAACCCGAACACTGTTAACAGATTATGCGGAAGATTATATGATATGGGTTTAACCAAGATACATGAGCGTGCCACCGAGCCTAAAGAAACCAATAGGCAAATTGGACCCATGTTCAAAGCGTGGTTAAGAAGCAAGGCTATTGGAATTGATGCTGTTGATATAAGCAAATTTACCGCAAATAGTGAAAATGCGATTCTTGATGCTAATGATAGCATTATGGCTGATTTTGCACGGGTTGAGCTTAGTTACACGATAGACAAAGGACTGGATTTCATCGCGCGATTCAACAATAAATATGTGATCGGAGAAGCGAAGTTTCTAACAGATTTCGGGGGACATCAAAATGCTCAATTTAACGATGCCCTGAATTTGATCAACTCTAAAGCAAAAGCAATAAAGGTGGCTATATTAGACGGGGTTCTATACATTAAAGGATCTAACAAAATGTTCCGCACTATGACAGTAGATTACGGGACCAAGAACATAATGAGTGCCCTTTTGTTGCGCGATTTCCTTTACTCAATTTAGGTAAAGAAATGAACAATCTACTGATCAAATCGGACAATCTAACCGCTCTGAAATTACTGCTGAGCGAGAGAAACATGGCTGCCAAGATAGACCTTGTTTACATAGACCCACCTTTTGCTACAGGTGGCAATTTCACCATCACGAATGGAAGGGCTTCAACCATCAGCAATTCTAAACATGGGGCAGTAGCCTATAGCGACAAACTATTGGGCAATGACTTTCTGCAATTCCTTCGGGCTCGATTTGAGCTATTGCGTGATCTCTTGTCTCCCCAGGGGTCCATCTATGTGCATATAGATTACAAAATTGGCCACTATGTAAAAATTCTTATGGACGAAGTATTTGGGATCGCACACTTCAGAAACGATATCAGCAGAATCAAATGCAATCCCAAGAATTTTAAACGTATAGCCTATGGCAACGTGAAGGACATGATTTTGTTCTACAGTAAATCTGCATCTCCAATATGGAATGAACCTAAGACAAAATATACTGATCAAGATATCAAGGTTCTATTTCCCAAGGTAGATTCCGCAGGTAGAAGATATACTACAGTGCCAATTCATGCTCCAGGAGAAACGCTAAACGGTAATTCCAATAAGCAATTCAAAGGCTTGAAACCACCGCAGGGCAGGCACTGGAGAACTGATGTGGATACCCTTGATAAGTGGGACAGAGAAGGGCTGATTGAATGGTCGAGCAATGGTAATCCGCGTAAGAAGATATTTGCAGAAGAGCAGGAAGGAAAAAGGGTTCAGGATGTGTGGGAATTCAAAGACCCCCAGTATCCGGATTATCCCACTGAGAAGAATGCTGATATGCTGGATTTGATTATTAAAACATCCTCAAATGAAAACAGTATTGTGCTGGATTGTTTTTGCGGTTCCGGCACTACTCTTGTTGCATCTCAAAAAAACAACCGACAATGGATAGGTATTGATCAATCTGATATGGCAATCCAAGCAACCCGCAAAAAACTCGCATCAATGGATTTAGACCTGTTTTGCTCAATAGCTAACTACGAATATGTAGAGTTAGATACATTTGAGATCAAAGCCTTAGATGATAACTCTATCCTTACAATGGATGCTGCCAACAATTTAGTAAATCACAACATCACAACGGCGGTCAAGTAGCTTGCTCCGCACAATAGTATATCTGTAATCCTTAACCCAACTTTACCACTTTGGAGGTTTATATACATGGTCCGCAGGCATATGCGTTATTTGCGGGGATTTCATTTTTCCTTTTTTCACACCAGGATTTGGCGATAGATTCAGGGCTTAGCAGAGTGTATTTTCTGATTTTCTGAGATTTAGGTCTATGACAATTTTATATTTAGCCGCCGCAACATCTCAAATGTGGAGACTGTTCAAAAACCATCACCATTCTACGCTGCTTT
The window above is part of the Candidatus Cloacimonadaceae bacterium genome. Proteins encoded here:
- a CDS encoding HAD hydrolase family protein, giving the protein MLSSKRMQKPYKTKLNWDKIKLMIFDCDGVLTDGRIIYDNNRLESKNFDAHDGMGFILLRQTEVMAAVITGRSSTLLEQRCADLKIKHLYQGVASKLTKTEELLKELGLCFENVLYMGDDWNDIPVMFKAAISVCPANAAPDIKGLSDYVTSHEGGRGAVRECIELVLINKRLIETAVTAYLDEISPH
- the metK gene encoding methionine adenosyltransferase, with the translated sequence MTALHANMPCDKNEYVFTSESVSEGHPDKVCDQISDAILDAYLKEDPLSKVACETLATKNRIVLAGEISTRGKVEIEPIVRNVIKNIGYTDPNQGFDFNCQIDSYLHAQELALEKNHGAGDQGLMFGYACNQTRHLMPVPIAMAHLLLQKLADARKRNLIEGLLPDAKSQVSFRYCGRRPSALETVVVSTHHQRKDKSQFKAMKDQIERLVILPTIEEMESDALTSFLAENYAVKINPLNEWVDGGPAADTGLTGRKIIVDTYGGWAQHGGGAFSGKDATKVDRSATYMARHIAKSVVASGLADECLIQFSFVIGESEPVSLMVDTYGSGVMTDIEIEKLVRRSFDLTVMGIIEYLDLRKPVYLSTAAYGHFGRDDVRLSWEDIKELK
- the kdsA gene encoding 3-deoxy-8-phosphooctulonate synthase, yielding MSLFKKLSHASPFFLIAGPCVIEEMDTMFRIAEHLVNLARKSGIELIFKSSYKKANRSSGDSYSGPGMEAGLKLLAKLKAEFGFPLLTDVHECAEVKAAAEVCEILQIPAFLSRQTDLIQAAAMTKRIINIKKGQFMAPEDMRSAALKANAVGNEDILLTERGSSFGYHNLVVDFRGFAIMREFGLPIVYDVTHSLQRPSLGTSSGGNPEYAMMMAQAAIATGKVTGLFVETHIDPAKAKSDAATMLPLAQMERLIINCKKIGNTVEELGAEL
- a CDS encoding site-specific DNA-methyltransferase, producing the protein MNNLLIKSDNLTALKLLLSERNMAAKIDLVYIDPPFATGGNFTITNGRASTISNSKHGAVAYSDKLLGNDFLQFLRARFELLRDLLSPQGSIYVHIDYKIGHYVKILMDEVFGIAHFRNDISRIKCNPKNFKRIAYGNVKDMILFYSKSASPIWNEPKTKYTDQDIKVLFPKVDSAGRRYTTVPIHAPGETLNGNSNKQFKGLKPPQGRHWRTDVDTLDKWDREGLIEWSSNGNPRKKIFAEEQEGKRVQDVWEFKDPQYPDYPTEKNADMLDLIIKTSSNENSIVLDCFCGSGTTLVASQKNNRQWIGIDQSDMAIQATRKKLASMDLDLFCSIANYEYVELDTFEIKALDDNSILTMDAANNLVNHNITTAVK
- a CDS encoding LptA/OstA family protein — encoded protein: MNRISIGSLILLVFFPLFAQRSALVEKFRLIHSDKLFLNRSPAEEILELNGKVHFWYGDMEFKSDRALIFNNQKIARLTGNVSVSNDSLALQADSVAYYRIPEELNIGGKVYITEKKKGGGFRWFRSDYAVYDKKSDKVTVWNNVSSHDEEENAFAQCGYAFWDRKNGYAYMIESPKLRSGKADTLYVQADRMEFFDLERKLVATFNVDVRSSDYNATSDFLIYFLKEDKAVFTGEPVFTSDFAKATAREFYLYFDERKLQRAELVDSCRVFYAEQRGAEKKNWVTAGYVSILFEDDSIREFSAENQVSYYYQQEKKDKTDFFINSATGEFLEAKFSSDNKLDTMRMKKSIKGRYKFHNNS
- the lptC gene encoding LPS export ABC transporter periplasmic protein LptC, with the translated sequence MKYHHISIILAVFALLGASCKKNVMDVSSPPLDRNLPDETSINVTITEFDSGNIDYILKAQKIDRFYDRRILNAYGALLTAFDAKTGSWSTMKADTTIVDDARNVIFANGNVFFSSANGSVAARRIVWDRNMDEITSPDMVTLVRAGSTMRGERLRTNSSISFAELDKVSAEGTFNESDFDW